GATCAACCTGCTGTTGTAAGCCTTCAAGGTTCTCATAGGCAGCACGATAGGGCGTATTGAGTGGGTCAACCTCCATGGCATCTACCCCTTGTTTGACCACATCAAAAAACTCTGTCCTCACAGGACCAGGCTCCACCACCACCACCCGAATATTGAATGGAGCAAGCTCCATCCGCAGGGCATCGCTCAACCCCTCAAGGGCGAACTTAGAAGCACTATACAATCCTCCAAAGGGAAACGCCATCCGCCCCCCCAGGGAACTGATGTTAACGATGCGTCCGCCTCCCTGGGCACGCATCCCAGGAATCAGCGATTGAATCAGGGCGATCGCCCCAATCACATTCACCGCAAACTGGTTTTGCACCCGATCCGTCGCAATTAGCTCTACAGCCCCCATCTGACCGTAACCTGCATTATTGACCAACGCATCCACTCGACCAAACCGCTCTAAAACGGCTTGAGATAGGGCTGTCACCTGCTCTGGTTGCGACATATCGGTTGGCACTGCCAACACATCTGCGCCGAATTGGCGACAGGCTTGTGCCACTTCATCTAGTTTTTGAGTGTTGCGGGCGGCCAATGCCAGACGAATGCCAGAATAACGGTGAGCTAATAGTCGGGCGAGAGCCGCGCCAATTCCAGTAGAGGCACCTGTGATTAAGATGACCTGTTCAGTAAGAGGGTGAGACATTGTAAAGCGTTTTAGTAAAGCGAGAACAAAGACACAGAGTGACTTAGATAGCAGCTAAGCCACCCTAGAATCGCCTATAACAAAGCTGGCGAGCAGAAATCGGAACTTTAAATATATCGAGAATTTGCAAGATGACATCTTATATCTACTTACATGGGTTTGCATCTAGCCCAAGATCTGCAAAAGCTCGTGACCTGGGCGATCGCTTTCGCTCTCTGAGTATTCCCTTAGTCATTCCTGATCTCAACCAGGGTGACTTCTCCCATTTGACGATTACTCGCCAACTTCAGCAAGTGCAGGGTGACTTTCCACCCTCCCCCACACCCGTTACGCTGATTGGCTCCAGTCTGGGTGGCTTGACCGCTGCCTGGTTAGCTGAGAAAGATGTTCAGGTGCAGCGGCTTGTGTTGCTTGCCCCAGCCTTTAGTTTTTTAAGCTACTGGTTGCCCAAACTCAGTATTGAGCAGCTTGATCACTGGCAAACGGAGCAGTTTTTATCGGTATATCACTACGCTGAGGGGCGATCGCTGCCGTTACATTATGAATTCGTGCAAGATGCCATGCAATATCACGATGATGAATTGCAGCGTAGTATCCCCACGTTGATTCTTCACGGAAAGCAGGATGAGGTGATTCCTGTTCAAGCCAGCCGAGACTATGCCCAGTCTCGCCCCTGGGTAAAGCTCATTGAACTGGACAGCGATCATGCTCTGGGCACGGTGAAGGACGAGATCTGGCAGGCAATTTGCGAGTTTTGTGAGCTGGATAACCCGAAGGAGTGAGCATGTTAGGAGCGATCGCCGGAGACATGATTGGCTCGGTATATGAGTTTGACAATTGCCGTCGCAAAGACTTTCCGCTCTTTAGCCCAGATAGCACTTTTACAGACGACTCGATTCTGACGGTTGCAGTTGCAGATGTTGTGCAGCAAGGGGGCGACTACGTCACTCAGTTCAAGCAATACTACCAACGCTATCCCAATCCGATGGGCAGCTACGGAGCCAGATTTATCCAGTGGGCAATCTCTGCTAACCCACAGCCTTACAACAGTTGGGGCAATGGCTCAGCCATGCGGGTCAGTCCCATCGGGTTTGCCTACTCTGACCTGGAAAGGGTATTGCAAGAAGCAAAACGCAGTGCCGCAGTCACCCACAACCATGCAGAAGGCATCAAAGGGGCACAAGCCACAGCTGCGGCTATTTTTTTGGGACGAACCGGACACAGCAAAGCCGAGATTCGCTCGTATGTTGAGACGACCTTTGGCTACGATTTAAGCCGGACACTCAATGACATTCGTCCGGTTTATGAGTTCAACGAGTCCTGTCAGGGAACCGTACCAGAGGCCATCATCGCCTTTCTAGAATCGACCGACTTTGAGGATGCCATTCGCAATGCTGTATCGCTGGGGGGAGACAGCGACACATTGACCTGCATCACCGGAGGCATCGCCGAGGCATTTTATGGAGGAGTACCAGAGGCGATCGCCCAAACGGTTTTGGAACGGCTTGATCCGCCTTTGCGTTACATCACTGAAACCTTTATGTCATTAATTACACTATCTGAGACAAACTAGCCCCACATCTCCAACAAAACGACGTCTGGGTAGATATAGCAGTCTTATCTGATGTGTGAAAAAGGTAACGAAGAGAAAGATGAGAAAAACCTGAGGATTTTCAGTAATTTTCTCAGAAAACTACCTTTAATTAATCACTTCATAATCTTTGCCTTCTAGACTAAGCCGTGTTGTTCAATTCCTCAAACCGATCCTGTCATGCCGAAGAGACTCAATAACTGGGGAGACAGTGTAGATCCCGATAACGATATTTACAATACCTCCGATAATGATTCATTTAGTGATGTTTTGAATCGTGCTCGCCTGAGTCGTCGAGGTTTTCTGAAAGGTAGCTCGTCCTTCGCGGCTGCCTCTATGTTAGGCATGGGGTTGGCTTTCCTGGCAGATGCTGTGAATCCCGAAGGTCAAGTTGCTACAGCAACTTCCCGTCCCAATCTCAGCTTCAGACCTATCTCAAAAAGCATTGCCGATACGCTGACAGTTCCCGAAGGCTATACCGCCTCCGTTCTGATCGCGACTGGCGATCCGCTCAAGAGTAACGTTACTCCCTACAAAAACGACGGCACAGACAACGATTTCGATGTCCGTGTGGGTGACCACCATGATGGGATGCATTACTTTGGGTTGAACCAGCCTGGAAACGGTTGGGATCCAAATAACTCTAATCGTGCTCTGCTCTGCGTCAACCATGAAGTTTGCGAAGACCTCGGTTTCGTACATCCAAATGGTCCAACCGATTACGGTACCGATAGCACTGCTGCCCGCCCAACAATTGAAATCGACAAAGAAGTTGCAGCGCATGGCGTAACAGTTGTTGAAATTGCTAAGCAAGGTTCTACTTATCAGGTAAACCGCAATTCCCGCTACAACCGTCGTGTTACAGCGGCTACCCCCTGTGAAATCTCTGGGCCTGCTCGCCGTAGCTCCATGATGGCGACAGCCTTTTCCCCTAGAGGTGAGCAAACACGGGGCACCCTGAACAACTGCGCTCATGGCTACACCCCCTGGGGCACCTACCTCACCTGTGAGGAGAACTGGGCAGGCTATTTCCATCGTCGGGAAGAAGATACAGCTCGCACAGCGAAAGAAGTGGCATCCTTTAAGCGGTATGGTGTTGGTAATGCTACTTCGGGTCGCTACAACTGGTCACGGGCTGGCGCACCGGACAACACTGACCTTTACCGTCGTTGGGATGCAAGCAAGACGGGTAACAGTGCAAACCAGGATTTCCGCAATGTAGCCAATACCTTTGGTTGGGTTGTTGAAATTGATCCCTTTAACCCCAATGCAGCACCCAAAAAGCGGACAGCCATTGGCCGCTTTGCCCATGAAGGTTGCTGGGCTGCTCCTGCTGTTGCGGGTCAACCCCTTGTCTTCTATTCCGGAGACGACGCTCGCAACGAATACATCTACAAGTTTGTTTCCAATGAAGCATGGAATCCCAGAGATGCAAGACGGGGCATGGCTGCCGGAGACAAGTACCTGGATTCTGGTGTCCTCTATGCCGCGAAGTTTAACGATGATGGGACAGGGGAATGGTTGCCACTGACTCTAAGCAATCCCAGCATTGCCAACTACGCTGATTATGCCTTTGCAGATGAAGCAGATGTATTAATCAATGCTCGCCTGGCTGCTGATGCAGTTGGCGCAACAAAGATGGATCGCCCAGAGTGGGGTGGGGTCAATCCGGTCAATGGGGATGTTTACATGACCATGACCAACAGTGTATCTGGCAGCAGTGGACGGGGTTCAAAGACACCTCTCGATGCGGCTAACCCTCGTTACTACGCGGATGAGAAAAACTCCAGAGTCAGTCAGGGTAACGTCAACGGTCATATCATTCGTTGGCGTGAGGCAGGTGGCAACCACACCGCTAGAACGTTCAACTGGGATATTTATCTCTTTGGGGCTCAGGCGGATGCTGGATCCGACGTCAACCTGTCTGGTCTGACAAATGAAAATGATTTTTCTAGCCCAGATGGTCTTTGGTTCAGCACGGCTGTTCCAGGATTGTTGTGGATCCAAACCGATGATGGGGCTTACACCGATGTAACCAACTGTATGATGCTGGCAGCACTGCCAGGAGCAGTGGGTGATGGTGGTGCCAAGATGGTCACGAGTAAGGCAGTACCGAGCAATGGGGATGCTGACCAGACAGTGAGAACCTATGTGGGGCAATCTGTTACTCCAATGACCCTGAGCCGCTTTTTGGTAGGCCCTCGTGATTGTGAGATCACGGGGATTACTGAATCGCCAGATGGTAAGACTATCTTTGTCAATATTCAGCACCCTGGCGAAAATAGCGATTCGGTGACTGATCCCGCTCAGTTTACCAGTCATTGGCCTGACGGTGGCACCGCTCGCCCTCGTTCGGCAACGGTAGTCATCACCCGCAATGATGGTGGCCGGATTGCAATCTAAGCTGTTTCAGGCTGAAGTTTAGTGATCTGAGATAGGCTCGACCGAGGTCGAGCCTTTTTGCTGGCGATCGCTTCTGCGCCCCATCGAATGTGGCTACGGCTATAATCGGCAAGTTTGCTGATCTGAGTACTGCTATTCACAGATAGGATTCGGAAATAAAACCCCTGCACTCCAAATTTCCACCCTTATCTATGACGAGTTGTACTTAGTGTTTCTTAACCTTCGGTCAGCACTTCTTTACAAAAGAAAGACGGCTAAATTCTTGAATTTCATCAACTTTTGACAAAAAGCGTCCCGTTATTAGGTATATTTACTTGTCATACGATTAACTTTCCCTAAGCTAGAGTCACCCTAGTTTGTAGTTTCTTATACTATAATTAAAGAAATGACAAACTTTCGTGATTTCCTTTGGTTAACGTGTGGTTCAGTAGGTACGACTTACTGACGGCAACTTACGTAAATGTAATTTAGTGAGTACGAGTTATTCCTGAGTTGTGTTAGACGCAGTGCAAATGGGGAATCTTCTTGGGAGCCGATCAGTTCCCGATGTTTAAGATTTCTGAGCGATTTAGTTCAAGTTACACGCTGGCAGATGGTAGTCATCCAACTGGAAAACGATTGCCGCCCTGCTGGCAGCAGTTCCGACCTGTTGAGACAACTACTAGTGCGTGAGAGAGGCAGACAACAGCGTGAGCCAAGATACATGGAGCCAGATGCGGCACTATAATGCGGCAGCGATCGCCCAACACTATCGCTATCGCCCCTGGAGAGCACTGTGGCGTGCATTCAGGATAGTCTGGTTATTCGCCATTTTTGTCATCGGGTT
Above is a genomic segment from Oscillatoria sp. FACHB-1407 containing:
- a CDS encoding SDR family NAD(P)-dependent oxidoreductase; the encoded protein is MSHPLTEQVILITGASTGIGAALARLLAHRYSGIRLALAARNTQKLDEVAQACRQFGADVLAVPTDMSQPEQVTALSQAVLERFGRVDALVNNAGYGQMGAVELIATDRVQNQFAVNVIGAIALIQSLIPGMRAQGGGRIVNISSLGGRMAFPFGGLYSASKFALEGLSDALRMELAPFNIRVVVVEPGPVRTEFFDVVKQGVDAMEVDPLNTPYRAAYENLEGLQQQVDRQAWSSERVAEVIVRALSDRRPHPRYIAATGGNILIFLMTKLLPTRMTDLFWQRFYAIHRVAQDWKYHKQA
- a CDS encoding YqiA/YcfP family alpha/beta fold hydrolase encodes the protein MTSYIYLHGFASSPRSAKARDLGDRFRSLSIPLVIPDLNQGDFSHLTITRQLQQVQGDFPPSPTPVTLIGSSLGGLTAAWLAEKDVQVQRLVLLAPAFSFLSYWLPKLSIEQLDHWQTEQFLSVYHYAEGRSLPLHYEFVQDAMQYHDDELQRSIPTLILHGKQDEVIPVQASRDYAQSRPWVKLIELDSDHALGTVKDEIWQAICEFCELDNPKE
- a CDS encoding ADP-ribosylglycohydrolase family protein, which translates into the protein MLGAIAGDMIGSVYEFDNCRRKDFPLFSPDSTFTDDSILTVAVADVVQQGGDYVTQFKQYYQRYPNPMGSYGARFIQWAISANPQPYNSWGNGSAMRVSPIGFAYSDLERVLQEAKRSAAVTHNHAEGIKGAQATAAAIFLGRTGHSKAEIRSYVETTFGYDLSRTLNDIRPVYEFNESCQGTVPEAIIAFLESTDFEDAIRNAVSLGGDSDTLTCITGGIAEAFYGGVPEAIAQTVLERLDPPLRYITETFMSLITLSETN
- a CDS encoding PhoX family protein translates to MPKRLNNWGDSVDPDNDIYNTSDNDSFSDVLNRARLSRRGFLKGSSSFAAASMLGMGLAFLADAVNPEGQVATATSRPNLSFRPISKSIADTLTVPEGYTASVLIATGDPLKSNVTPYKNDGTDNDFDVRVGDHHDGMHYFGLNQPGNGWDPNNSNRALLCVNHEVCEDLGFVHPNGPTDYGTDSTAARPTIEIDKEVAAHGVTVVEIAKQGSTYQVNRNSRYNRRVTAATPCEISGPARRSSMMATAFSPRGEQTRGTLNNCAHGYTPWGTYLTCEENWAGYFHRREEDTARTAKEVASFKRYGVGNATSGRYNWSRAGAPDNTDLYRRWDASKTGNSANQDFRNVANTFGWVVEIDPFNPNAAPKKRTAIGRFAHEGCWAAPAVAGQPLVFYSGDDARNEYIYKFVSNEAWNPRDARRGMAAGDKYLDSGVLYAAKFNDDGTGEWLPLTLSNPSIANYADYAFADEADVLINARLAADAVGATKMDRPEWGGVNPVNGDVYMTMTNSVSGSSGRGSKTPLDAANPRYYADEKNSRVSQGNVNGHIIRWREAGGNHTARTFNWDIYLFGAQADAGSDVNLSGLTNENDFSSPDGLWFSTAVPGLLWIQTDDGAYTDVTNCMMLAALPGAVGDGGAKMVTSKAVPSNGDADQTVRTYVGQSVTPMTLSRFLVGPRDCEITGITESPDGKTIFVNIQHPGENSDSVTDPAQFTSHWPDGGTARPRSATVVITRNDGGRIAI